Within the Pseudomonas fulva genome, the region GCGCACGCGCTGGTAGCCTGGCGAGCGGCACCAGCCTGGCCATTCGGGCATACGGCAAACCGAATCGCGTAACGCCGGCCGGCCTTTGGCGCTACAGTAAAGACAACACCGCTAGCAGAGGACACCTTATGAGTACGGCGCTGGAACCCTACAAACCCGGTATCTTCGACCTGACCCACAAGCTCACGGTGGAAAAGCACGGCCACACCGCCCTGCTGACCATCAACAACCCGCCCGCCAATACCTGGGACCGGGAATCACTGATCGGTCTCAAGCAGCTTGTCGACCATCTGGACCGCGACGACGACATCTATGCCCTGGTCATTACCGGCCAGGGCGGCAAATTCTTCTCGGCCGGCGCCGACCTGAAACTGTTCGCCGACGGCGACAAGGCCCGCGCCCGGGAAATGGCCAGCCGCTTCGGCGAGGCCTTCGAGCGGCTCAGCGCCTTCCGCGGTGTGTCCATCGCGGCCATCAATGGCTACGCCATGGGCGGCGGCCTGGAATGCGCCCTGGCCTGCGACATCCGCATCGCCGAGCGCCAGGCCATGATGGCCCTGCCAGAGGCCAGCGTCGGCCTGCTGCCCTGCGCCGGCGGCACCCAGAACCTGCCCTGGCTGGTGGGTGAAGGCTGGGCGAAACGGATGATCCTGTGTGGCGAGCGGGTCGATGCCGACACGGCACTGCGCATCGGCCTGGTGGAGCAGGTGGTCGATACCGGCGAAGCCCGTGGCCATGCCCTGCTGCTGGCCGCCAAGGTCGCCAGCCAGAGCCCGGTGGCGGTACGCGCCATCAAGC harbors:
- a CDS encoding enoyl-CoA hydratase gives rise to the protein MSTALEPYKPGIFDLTHKLTVEKHGHTALLTINNPPANTWDRESLIGLKQLVDHLDRDDDIYALVITGQGGKFFSAGADLKLFADGDKARAREMASRFGEAFERLSAFRGVSIAAINGYAMGGGLECALACDIRIAERQAMMALPEASVGLLPCAGGTQNLPWLVGEGWAKRMILCGERVDADTALRIGLVEQVVDTGEARGHALLLAAKVASQSPVAVRAIKPLIQGARERAPATWLPAERERFVDLFDAADTREGVNAFLEKRTANWRNQ